CAGTTAGACATTAGGTTTGCCAGGGAATGCGGGTATAAAATAAAGCTATTAGCCAAGATTGAGGCCAATTTAAAAAAGAACCTAATATCGGCTTCTGTTTGCCCCACTTTTGTGCCGATTAACGAAAGCATAGCCTCTGTAGACGAGGTCTATAACGGCATAACGCTCATTGGCGACGTGGTCGGCAAGGTAATGCTAACCGGTCGTGGTGCCGGCATGAATCCCACTGCCAGCGCAGTCGTCAGCGACATCATAGATTGCGCCCGCCTACACTGCGCCCACAAAAACCCCTACGATGCCAGCCTAGGCAAGGAGAACAGTGATATAGCGCTCTGCCCCCCAGAGAACATCTTTGAAAAGTTTTACCTACGCCTATCCGTTGCTGACAAAACCGGAACCCTCGCAGAAATCTGCAAATCACTGTCCAATAACGACATAAGCGTAGCCACCATGAAGCAACTCACCGGCCCGGAAGAGGGCACAGCCACCCTACTCCTCACGCTCCATCAGGCCAGCGAGCAAAGCATGCAAACCGCCCTTCACCACCTAAAAGAGTTACCGATAGTACTGGACAATCCCTTTCTAGCTCGCATTATGAGTACTCATCATTAGAGTAAAGGTGTAGCGCGTGTCATGGCATTAATCATACAGAAATATGGGGGAACATCCGTAAAGGATATCGATCGCATTAAAGCAGTAGCAGAGCGGATTAAGGCTACTTATGATGCCGGAAATCAGGTCGTTGTCGTAGTCTCAGCTCGCGCCGGCGTGACAAACGAGCTCATTCAACGCGCCCGCCAAATCAATCCCCAAGCCAACAAGCGGGAAATGGACATGCTCCTGGCCGTTGGCGAACAGGAAACCATCGCTTTAATGGCTATTGCCTTGCATACGATTGACGTCCCTGCCGTCTCCCGGACAGGCGCTCAGGCTGGTATTATAACAGACCACGACCACACGTGCGCCCGCATCGTCAATATAGACGGCGGTGACCTGCTGGAACAGCTTTCGCAAAACAAAGTGGTCATCGTAGCCGGCTTCCAGGGCATGAGCCGCGAGGGCAACATAACCACACTGGGGCGTGGCGGCTCAGACTTGACTGCCATTGCCATAGGAGCGGTCGTAAAGGCCGATATTGTTCAGATTTTCACAGATGTAGATGGTGTTTATACCGCAGACCCCCGAATCGTCCCCGAAGCCACAAAAATAGAATGCATTTCCTATGAAGAGATGCTCGAGCTCGCTTCACAAGGGGCTAAGGTAATGCAGGCCCGCTCCGTTGAGTTTGCACAAAAGTATGACGTACCCTTTGAAGTCAGATCCAGCTACAATAATGAACCCGGAACAATCGTTAAGAAGGAGGCCCCCGTTATGGAAGAAGTACTCGTAAGAGGAACCGTGCTCGATGTCAATCAGGCAAAGATCACGGTAGACAAGTTACCCGACAAGCCTGGAACCGCTTCCATGATATTCGTCGCGCTGGGAAAAGCCAAAATCATGGTGGACATGATCATCCAAAACGTAGGCGAAGCTGGTGAAGCCAGCTTGACCTTCACTGTCAATCGTGATGAAGCACACACCGCTAAAAAGGTGGTTGCAGAGGCCTTAAGCACACTCGGCTGGGAAGGCACCGCACGGGATGGCGAAATTGCGATTATTTCCGTCATCGGCATCGGAATGCGCTCCCATGCTGGAGTTGCGGCAACTATGTTTGAGGCCCTGGCCAAAGGCGGCGTTAACATCAAAACGATCACCACGTCCGAAATTAAGATTTCCTGCGCAATCGACCCAATAGATGCCCAAAAGGCCTTAAAAGTGGTTCATAAAGCCTTTAGGCTAGACGAACCTGAAAGCATCCGCATGCAAAAAATTTGTGAAAAATAATCATTCATGAGATATATCAGCACACGGGGCCAATGCCCTTCCCTCTCCTTTACAGAAGCAGTAGAAACCGGCCTTGCGCCTGATGGAGGCCTTTATCTACCCGAAACTCTTCCCAACATAGAGGAGCACTTAAAGGATTGGACAGGTCTAACCTACCCCGAGCTGTGCTACGAATTCTTAAAGCTCTTCGCAGATGATATCGCTCCCGCTCACCTGAAAGAGATTATTGATGCTTCCTACACAAAATTCTACCACCCAGAGATTGCCCCCCTGCTGCAACTAGAAGAGCGCCTATATGTCCTTGAGCTCTTTCACGGCCCTACTCTGGCCTTTAAGGATTTCGCTCTACAATTACTAGGAAATCTTTACGAAGCGCAAATACAGCGCACAGAAAGACCCATTAATATCCTTGGCGCAACTTCGGGCGATACGGGTTCTGCGGCGATACACGGCCTTTTAGGCAAAAAGGGTGTAAATACCTTCATATTGTACCCGGAAGGCCGAATTTCCCCCCTTCAAGAGCGCCAAATGACATGTACAGGAGCTCACAATGTCTTCCCGATTGCTATTAAGGGAACATTTGATGATGCCCAAGCTATTATAAAAGAGCTTTTCAATGACCTGGAATTTCGCAAAGAGCACCATTTAAGCGCTATCAATTCCATTAACCTGGCTAGAATACTCGCTCAATGCGTTTATTATATTTATGCCTGGCTGAAAATACCGGCAAAACGCCAAAATAAAGTACAATTCATTGTCCCTACAGGCAACTTCGGTAACGTCTTTGCGGGCTGGCTGGTACGCAAAATGGGTGTCCCCATCGCTTCCATAAAGGTGGCCACAAACCAAAATGACATCCTTTACCGCCTCTTTAAATCCGGTCTCTACGAAGCCAAAGTCGTCAACCCGAGTGTCGCACCTTCAATGGACATCCAGGCCGCTTCTAACTTCGAGCGTTTCCTGTATTACAGGGTAGGCGAAGATTCCGCTAAGGTGCGTGAGATTATGGCCACCATTAAAGAAACGGGTAAATACACGTTTACGGACTTTGATCCCGATATCCTAAAAGCTTCCCGTGCGGTTGATGACGAGATCACCGAAATCATTCGCTACATTCACAACGCCTACAACTATTGCCCTGACCCGCATACAGCCTGTGCTTTCAAGGAACTAGACACTCAATTTACAAAAATCGTTCTCGCAACAGCTCACCCCGCCAAATTCCCGAAAACAATTGAAAGCGCCATCAATATTACCCCGAAATCGGATATTTTGGAACACCTCAAATCCGCCGAGCCCAGAAAGCAAATTATTGACGCAGCTGCCGATAAAGTACGTGCTCTCATTGAAATTGAAGGCGTTTTCAAGTAACTTAAGGTAGAAGCATATGGTAAACCCCTTAGAATCCATTTTACGATTGGACGATCTAAATGATCGCAATGCTGTGGCAATGCTTATCGAAAGCAATGCCGCGGGTAAGGTTGCCTATTATGCTTCGCATATACGGGGCATGATTGTCATGCATGACAACAGTAATGTAACGGTAGATACCGGCCTTTGCTCGGAAACCTTTAATTGCGTAGTCGCGTCCCACTTCTCCGGACACAAAGTAGACTTTGAGGTTACCCGTACTATTGATCACTTTGTAAGAAAACGTTTGCCGTTCGCCTGGTGGATCAGCTCGTTTAGCGCACCAGAAAACTTAGGTGACGTGTTAACCAGAGCCGGATTACATTTCTCAGAGAAGGATGTTGGCATGGCTGCACTCTTAAAGGATGTAGCCATCCCAGAGCCCCTTCCGAAAAACTTTCAGATACATGCCGTAAATAATGCCCGTGAAATGGAAAACTTCGCCAATGTCTTAGACACCTTATTTGACCCCAAAGACACGGAATTAAAGAAGTATTACCACATGGTGGCCTCACTCAACATGAGGCAAGAACGCCCGATGCATCTTTTTGTAGGCCATTTCATGAATAAGCCCATCTGCTGTTCTGTGCTATTTCTGGGATCTGGTGTTGCCGGCATTTATGATATAGGCACAAAGCCGGAAGCCAGGCGAAAGGGCTATGGTACGATCATGACACTCCATGCCCTTAATTTCGCACGCGAAATGGGCTATCACGTAGCTACTTTGCAGGCCTCTACAGACGGCATAGAATTGTATAAGAAGCTAGGATTCCAGGAAATATGCGAATTTCATGTCTACAACAACAAGGATTTGTTGCATAGGAAGAAGTTTTGATTCTTGGATTCCTCCACTAGCTCACATACTTTTGTACAATCGGCATGCGGCGCCCTACCCCAAACGCAAGGGGAGAAATCTTTAGCCCTAGAGCGGATTGTTTACGCTTGTATTCATTTATATCAACGCGGCGAACAATATCTCGAACTACAATTTCATCAAATCCTTTAGCTATAATTTCAAGGGAGCTTTTGCGCTCTTCAATGTAGAGACGAAGAATCTCATCTAAAACCGGATAAGGAGGAAGGGTGTCCTGATCCAATTGATCTGGAGCCAACTCCGCAGAGGGGGCTTTTGAAATTGTATTTTTGGGGATAAGAACCTTTTTGCGGTTCATAAATTTGGCTAATTGATACACCTTCATCTTGGGCACATCGGATATAACAGCCAACCCACCAGCCATATCACCGTACAGGGTACAGTACCCCACAGCCAATTCACTTTTATTACCCGTGGACAGGAGAATTGCGTTAAATTTGTTCGAGATGGACATGAGCACCATACCTCGCGAGCGCGCCTGCATATTTTCCTCAGCAGTGTCTCTAGGGCGTTTCTTAAAGAGTGGCTTTAAGACATCCTCAGTCGCGGAAACAATTTTCTGTATGGGAATCGTATGAAACTCGATACCAAGGTTTAGCGCGAGCTCCTGAGCATCCGTCTTACTATGTTCGCTTGAAATACTAGACGGCAAGCTCACCCCCATCACATTCTCCTTCCCTAAAGCCTCAACAGCGAGAACAGCGACAACCGCGGAATCGATCCCGCCACTTAAACCGATGACCGCGCGTTGAAAACCTGATTTATGAGCATAATCTCGAAGCCCAAGCACTAAGGCGTCGTGGGTTTCTTGCATTTCACTGGGTTCGGTTAATTTAATGGGCTTGCCGGAAGTATCCACTACTTGAAGTTCCTCTACAAATGGTTCCATCGAGGCAATGACCTCTCCCTTTTTGTTGGTTACAAAACTACGACCATCGAATACCACCTGATCATTTGCGCCAACAAGGTTACAATAAATAACGGGAGCTTTTGTTCGTTTAGCACATGCTTGAGCAACTTTACGTCGCAGCTCATGTTTCCCAAAGAACCAAGGGCTGGCTGAGAAATTAAAAATGAAGTCTACATCTGTGTTAGCAAGCAGGGCAACCGGATCTATATGATACTCATAATGCTCCACGCTAAACTTAGCTGTCCAAATATCCTCACAAATAGTCAAACCGATGCGTTTGCCCTTATACTCAACCATAGTGGGCTCTTTAGCGGGCGTAAAATGGCGCTTCTCATCAAAGACATCATATGAGGGCAAAAGGCATTTATCCGCGAATTGCTGTACTTTGCCGTCTACACACCAGGCAACCGAGTTAAATAAGCCTTTTTTACCAGAAATCTTTCGTACGCAACCGATAATAGCTGGGACCTCGCCTATTTTAGCTGCAAGCGCACGGAGCGCCATGTCATTATCGTGGACAAACCGTTTTTTAAACAGGAGGTCTCGCGGCGAATACCCACACAGCACGAGTTCCGGAAAAACAACAACCTCCGCGCCTTGACGGCAGAGCGTTTCGTAGGATTGAAGAATTTTTTGAGAATTTCCGTAGAAATCACCAACGGTGGTATTAATTTGGGCTATTCCGATTTTCATTGCGTTAAGAAAAACAGCTTTTTAGATTCTATATTCCATGAATACACCAAAAGAAGTTATTAAACAATATTACGAAGAACTGATCCGCGGAGTGCGAGAAAAAAGCGTTGATTTGAAGAAATTGAATTTTGCAAGCGATATTAAAGTGACTGGATCCGACATGGAAATGGAAGGCGAAGAATCTGTCTCCATGGCATGGGCCGCGTTTACCCATATTTGTAACGCTATTACTATAGAGAAGCAATATTTTGATGAAAACTCGGCCTGTTCGATCATCACCTGCGAACCGGAAAATGGTGCTCCTGCCTCACGTTATGTTGAACAAGTAAGAGTCAAGAACGGCAAGATAAATGAGATAAATGTTATCTACGATACCGCCGCTTGGGCTAAGATTATTGGTAAAAGCCCTGCAGCCGTAGAATAAAGGATTATATTTGTGAAAGTTCTAAAGCTATTTATTTTATTAATGTTCTTTGGCATATGCGCCAAGGGGCACGCCTTATACCTAACCCTCGATGACGTTTTAGACCGTCTGGAGAATGAAAACCTGCAAGTACTGGTTCAACGTGAAGTGGTTGTGCAAGCATTGCAGTACTCCTACATACAACGCGCAAAATTACTTCCAACGGTTAATTTTCAAGCACAACAAACAAAAACCAGGAACTTTTTTACCGCGCTAGGGGGCACCCCACTCACCTCTACTTCACGAGCTTTTTACGGTCGCGTAGAGGGAACGCTCAGTCTCCTTGATATGCGTCGTTACGCCGATTTTGAACTAGCGAGACAAGGCCATAAGATATCCGAATTGTCTTACAAAGCCGTGATCCAGGAGATCATGAACCAAGGAGCTTTGGCCTATTACCTCCACTTGAGAAATCTCAACCGGGTAAAAGTGATTGATGCAAACATTGAGCGCGATAAACTTCTCTTAAACTTAGCTGAACACCAATTTAAAGGTGGCATAGCAACCCCACTAGACGTTACCCGCGCAGAAGTACGCTTGGCATCCGACGAAAAGGAACGATTACAGCAATTGACACTCGTTCGCCAAAGCGAATTACTATTAGTACAGCTATTAGGCCTAGAAGCGCATGAGCGCATAGAAACTTCTCAAGGTCTACCAGAGCCACAAAAGTTATCGAGCAAAATATACTGGTCTCCTGAAGAGGCGTTTAAGATGCGCCCGGACTACTTGAAGGTGGAAATGGATTTCAATCAGTCTAAATTTGATTATGAGGCCTCTTATTGGGATCATCTCCCTAAGCTGTCGGCTTTTGGCAACTGGGGTTATGCCTCTGTCGATGCCTTTAATGGTAAAGAAAAAGAGGTGTGGATGATGGGGCTTCAATTAAATATCCCCGTATTTGAAGGCTTCGCGATCCAATCTAACTCGATTAGCAAAAAGGCTGGCATGCGGGCACAAAAGTACACCTTGCGTGATTTTCAAAACAAGATAAAAACAGACTTTGTCCTAAACCAAGTCGACCTGCTGTCTCGCTTCGAGCAAATCAAAGTTGCGGTAAAACAACAATCTTTGGCTCAAAAAGAGTTGGATCTTGCCCAAGCACGTTTTGAAAGGGGTCTTGCAGGAAATCAGGAAGTTGTAGACGCGCAAACAAATGTAGCGGAAGCAGAAGATGGTCTCGTGGATTCGCTTTACCAATATTATGTAAGCGAGCTGGAATGGGCACGTAATATGGGCGATGTGCGCATGGTTCTTGATACTTAATCTAACTAAACTGAGTACAGAGGTGGATGTAGACGAAATCATATTAGCTTCCGGTTCACCCCGGCGGTCAATGCTCTTAAGGGACTTAGGCCTTTCCTTTCGAATCGAATTGCCTGATGTTACAGAATTGGAGGACCATGATGAATCCCCGGAGCTTATGGTCCTCCACAATGCCATCTTAAAAGCCGATTGTGTTGCTAAAAAATTCCCAAACGCACTCATTATAGCAGCGGACACCACCGTAGCCTTGGGAAATAAAGTTTTCAACAAACCTAAAAGCATGGCTGAAGCCTTTGCGATGCTAAAGGAACTTTCGGGCAAAACACATACAGTCTATACCGGGGTATGTTTAGTGAACGAGTCCACTGGACTGCGTATAAAACATTGTGAAAAGAGCCAAGTGACCTTTCTTGATCTGAGAGATCGTCTTATTCAACAGTACCATAGCCTACTCGACCCCCTAGACAGGGCTGGATCCTATAGTATTGAAGATCATAGAGATATGATTATCAAAAGCCATGTAGGATCTTTATCTAATATTATCGGTTTGCCGATTGAATTTTTGAGCGAGACGCTTCATAATTTGGGTTATCTGAAGCGTGCCGATAAGTGAATAAGGGCTTGATAACAAAAAGAAAACGTAAGCACAACAATACCCCGTGGCCAGAGTTTGACAAAAACACTCTCGAACGTGAGAGAAAATGGCCATGGCTCCTGTTGAGCTTGTTCTTGACGTTATTTATTCACCTTTTACTCGGTATTTTTTTTGAAGGGTATACCTTTAAGCAAGCCAAGCCCACTCCACCAGCACAGGAACTGGAACTCGTCCTCCTTCCAAAAGAAGAACCGGAGATGAAGTTTGTAGAAACAAACCCGGATGTTGCTTCCAATGAACCCGATGATACCAAAAATTACGCCGCCCGTTCACAACAGGCCGCACAAGAATTACCAGAAAATGGGGAATCCATATTGCCAAGATTAGAAGGAAAAGAGAGGGATTCTCAAGCCCTCATAGAATCGCAAACCATGATGGAACCGACGCCGCCCATGCCACAGGCTCAAGTCGCCCAAAATGAACCCGCCAAAGAGGTTCAAAAAGAAGAGGAAAACGCACCCGAAGGCAAGCCGGGGGAAAAAATCGCCGATTTTATGGAACAGCCAAAGGTCTCTTTGGAAAAGGATGGAACGATTGTGCTAAAATCCGATCAAGAAGCTAAACCTGTCGCGGAAAAAAAAGCGGAAAAAAAGGCCATTTCTGAAATTCGCCCACAGCCAAGGCCTACGCTTAGAAAAGCAGGCGTGCCCGCCCCCTTGTTACTCTCTGAAAAAGGTAGCGCCCCCCAAGGCATGATCGCCGCAGATGCGAAGTTTAGCCAATTCGGGCAATATGAACAACAGATGCTAGAAGCGATTGTTTACCAATGGCACATGCTGGCCAATCGATTAACTTTTTCATCACAAGACATCAATAGCGTTGTCGTACTTTCGTTTAATTTAGACAAAGCCGGAAACGTAAGTAATGTGACCATTGAAACCTCTACAGCCAGCTCTATGGCCACCTTGATTTGCAAGGATGCGGTACAATCAAGAGCTCCCTATGGCCCCTGGCCACCGGATATGATAAAAATACTTGGCGATCAGCAGCACATACGTTTTACTTTCCACTACCAATGACATCAAACAATCGAATGACGCACAAACACATCCCTTTAGGCAAAGGTGTTACCGTATTAAAAGAAGACGAACTCGGGCTCATTGCGCTTGAAAAGCCCGCTGGCATAAAAAGTCACCCTAATTCCGTTGAATTGGAAAGGGGTTGTCTGGTCCAAGCGAAATATGATGTTCAAAGGGAATGTTATTTTTGGAAGACGGTTAAAGAAGGCGAACCTGCAGTTGAAGAAAGGCTGTATTTATTAAACAGGTTAGACTCCCCAACCTCAGGAATCATACTCGTAACCTTTTTCAAAGCAGTTGCCGAAACGATACGGGAACTCTATAAAACGAGGCATGTTCACAAAACATACCACGCAATTGTAAAAGGGCAACCCAAGCAAATTTCCCTGACATGGACAGACCACCTGGAACGAACTCGCACGGAAAAAAGAGGCCATTTACGGGTACAGAAAGGCGGTCATTCTACTGCTATCACAAAGGTGAAACTGGAAAAGCGGGATCATAACGGTATTGGCATCTCGCTCCTTCGCCTAGAACCGCAAACCGGCCGCACCCACCAGTTAAGGGTTCAATCGGCATTGCGCCATCACCCTATAATCGGAGACAAGACATACGGGGACTTTAAACTCAACCGTGCCATCGAAAAGGCCGTTGAGCAAAAACGCCTTTATTTACACGCCACTGCGCTTTCGCTCGAATATCAATTAAGCGGAAAAACGTCTTTATTTGAAGTGGAATGCGCTCTTCCGGAAAGCTTTTCTGTTTTAATGGATTCAAATGCTCGCATTCGGCAACAATTATTGTCAATAAAGCCTTTAGTTTAACCTCACTGACGTTGAAGGCGGTTTATCCCGTTGACTCAATGTTCTATTACGCTTTACTGTTTAAACAAACAGGCCTCAAACTTTATATTTAGTGAAAAACGAAAAAACATGGTTAAATAAACGTGCCGCCGGAGTCCTGCTACACCCGACCTCTTTGCCCAGCGAGCAAGGAATAGGGTCACTCGGAACAAGTGCGTATCGATTAATTGATTTTCTGGCTGCCAGCGGGATGAAGTATTGGCAAGTATGCCCCTTAGGGCCTACCGGCTATGGAGACTCTCCCTACCAGTGCTTTTCAGCATTTGCGGGTAATCCCTATTTAGTAGACCTCAAAGAACTTGTTATGCACGGGTTACTGGCAGGCTCTGACCTCGCTCCCTTACAAAAGCTACCACATGATGAAGTCAATTTTGGCGAACTCTACAAGCTGTTTTGGCCTTTAATTAAGAAAGCTTTTCACTCGTTTCAAAAGAAAAAAGCCAATATAGAGACCTATGGAGACTATGATACATTTAAACAAGAAGAAGCACATTGGCTACACCCTCATGCGTGCTTTATGGCCTGTAAAGACCACTTTCATGGCATGCCTTGGCATGAATGGCCAAGGGCATACAGAACATTTGCTGAAGCCCAAAAGCGACCCTTGTTTTTATTCAATGAGCTGAGTGAACAAATCGAGGCCCATAAATTTTACCAATACCTTTTCCTAGGGCAATGGAAACTTGTGCGCAAGTATGCTCAAGAAAAAGGTATCGAAATCATTGGCGATATTCCAATCTTTGTATCACTAGACAGCTCAGATGTTTGGGCAAATGCACATTTATTTCAACTTAATGCAAACGGTACCCCTAGCAAGGTTGCTGGCGTTCCGCCGGATTATTTTTCACCAACAGGGCAATTATGGGGAAATCCCCTTTATGACTGGAAGGAAAAAGAAGGTGATGTGTTTAAATGGTGGCAGCTAAGGATTAAACATACGTTACGTCTGTATGACGTGGTTCGTATAGACCACTTTAGAGGCTTTGATACCTATTGGTCGATTCCGGCAGGATCAAAAGATGCCTCTGTCGGCAAATGGGTAAAAGGCCCAGGTAAAGCATTTTTCGATGCCATGAA
This sequence is a window from Verrucomicrobia bacterium CG1_02_43_26. Protein-coding genes within it:
- a CDS encoding aspartate kinase, which produces MALIIQKYGGTSVKDIDRIKAVAERIKATYDAGNQVVVVVSARAGVTNELIQRARQINPQANKREMDMLLAVGEQETIALMAIALHTIDVPAVSRTGAQAGIITDHDHTCARIVNIDGGDLLEQLSQNKVVIVAGFQGMSREGNITTLGRGGSDLTAIAIGAVVKADIVQIFTDVDGVYTADPRIVPEATKIECISYEEMLELASQGAKVMQARSVEFAQKYDVPFEVRSSYNNEPGTIVKKEAPVMEEVLVRGTVLDVNQAKITVDKLPDKPGTASMIFVALGKAKIMVDMIIQNVGEAGEASLTFTVNRDEAHTAKKVVAEALSTLGWEGTARDGEIAIISVIGIGMRSHAGVAATMFEALAKGGVNIKTITTSEIKISCAIDPIDAQKALKVVHKAFRLDEPESIRMQKICEK
- a CDS encoding NAD+ synthase encodes the protein MKIGIAQINTTVGDFYGNSQKILQSYETLCRQGAEVVVFPELVLCGYSPRDLLFKKRFVHDNDMALRALAAKIGEVPAIIGCVRKISGKKGLFNSVAWCVDGKVQQFADKCLLPSYDVFDEKRHFTPAKEPTMVEYKGKRIGLTICEDIWTAKFSVEHYEYHIDPVALLANTDVDFIFNFSASPWFFGKHELRRKVAQACAKRTKAPVIYCNLVGANDQVVFDGRSFVTNKKGEVIASMEPFVEELQVVDTSGKPIKLTEPSEMQETHDALVLGLRDYAHKSGFQRAVIGLSGGIDSAVVAVLAVEALGKENVMGVSLPSSISSEHSKTDAQELALNLGIEFHTIPIQKIVSATEDVLKPLFKKRPRDTAEENMQARSRGMVLMSISNKFNAILLSTGNKSELAVGYCTLYGDMAGGLAVISDVPKMKVYQLAKFMNRKKVLIPKNTISKAPSAELAPDQLDQDTLPPYPVLDEILRLYIEERKSSLEIIAKGFDEIVVRDIVRRVDINEYKRKQSALGLKISPLAFGVGRRMPIVQKYVS
- a CDS encoding threonine synthase, which produces MRYISTRGQCPSLSFTEAVETGLAPDGGLYLPETLPNIEEHLKDWTGLTYPELCYEFLKLFADDIAPAHLKEIIDASYTKFYHPEIAPLLQLEERLYVLELFHGPTLAFKDFALQLLGNLYEAQIQRTERPINILGATSGDTGSAAIHGLLGKKGVNTFILYPEGRISPLQERQMTCTGAHNVFPIAIKGTFDDAQAIIKELFNDLEFRKEHHLSAINSINLARILAQCVYYIYAWLKIPAKRQNKVQFIVPTGNFGNVFAGWLVRKMGVPIASIKVATNQNDILYRLFKSGLYEAKVVNPSVAPSMDIQAASNFERFLYYRVGEDSAKVREIMATIKETGKYTFTDFDPDILKASRAVDDEITEIIRYIHNAYNYCPDPHTACAFKELDTQFTKIVLATAHPAKFPKTIESAINITPKSDILEHLKSAEPRKQIIDAAADKVRALIEIEGVFK
- a CDS encoding septum formation protein Maf translates to MLLRDLGLSFRIELPDVTELEDHDESPELMVLHNAILKADCVAKKFPNALIIAADTTVALGNKVFNKPKSMAEAFAMLKELSGKTHTVYTGVCLVNESTGLRIKHCEKSQVTFLDLRDRLIQQYHSLLDPLDRAGSYSIEDHRDMIIKSHVGSLSNIIGLPIEFLSETLHNLGYLKRADK
- a CDS encoding 4-alpha-glucanotransferase, which gives rise to MKNEKTWLNKRAAGVLLHPTSLPSEQGIGSLGTSAYRLIDFLAASGMKYWQVCPLGPTGYGDSPYQCFSAFAGNPYLVDLKELVMHGLLAGSDLAPLQKLPHDEVNFGELYKLFWPLIKKAFHSFQKKKANIETYGDYDTFKQEEAHWLHPHACFMACKDHFHGMPWHEWPRAYRTFAEAQKRPLFLFNELSEQIEAHKFYQYLFLGQWKLVRKYAQEKGIEIIGDIPIFVSLDSSDVWANAHLFQLNANGTPSKVAGVPPDYFSPTGQLWGNPLYDWKEKEGDVFKWWQLRIKHTLRLYDVVRIDHFRGFDTYWSIPAGSKDASVGKWVKGPGKAFFDAMNKSMPGIKWIAEDLGDINDDVRELRDSLGLPGMAIMQFAFSNDSSNLYLPHNLSRNCVYYPGTHDNDTAWGWYRSTSRESRDQFRRYFRVSGESIPWDMIRGVYQSVSRLVVIPMQDLMNKGPDARMNLPGKPDGNWKWRYTVNELERLFVDSAHYLQELASLYYR